From the Winogradskyella forsetii genome, the window CTTTAATTTTTCACTAGCGCACTTTTATATTCCGCATCGTTTATCATTCTAAGTTTAGCTATTGCAAAGTAGTTTGTGACACACCGCTATCAATGCCGGTTTTTTGCTCTATCCCTTTAGCTGGTCCAAGTTTTTAGCTTGTACCTATTTATTTACAAAATAGAGACATACTCGTGATACCAATACTCACAAAAATCAACTTCAAAATAAAATATCTAAGAGAGATTCATGCCTACGCAGGAATTTTAAATATCAAAACCCATTTGTTTCAACAAATGGGTTTTGCCCTAACTAAACTAAATTAACCTTAATTACAACCGCTTAAAATAATAATTAAGATCTCCTACTAAGATTATAAAAGCGCGTTTGCTTTTATATAGAGTATTTACGCACAGAATTTAGTTTTGGATGTTTCGTGCTGATATTTTTTTCAAAATTTAAATAATACTTACAAGCAAGTCGATGATAACCATAGGTTAGGCGCCTATTATCTAGATATTATTTATCCATAGAAAACTGATAATTTGAAAATAAAATGGAAAACTAGCACAGATTTAGACAAAAACACTAATTCTTGCTAATCTGAAAATTTTTCATCGGATTTAAAATAGAGATTAGCTGCGCTGAACCTAAAGGTTTGTCTGCGTTCGCAGGAATTTTTAGAGCAGTTTAGCCTCTTCCCAAAACACATCCATTTCCGTGAGTGTCATGTCTTTTAGAGATTTGTCTAAATCTTTGGCCTTAGCTTCAAGATACTGGAAGCGTTTAATGAATTTTTTATTGGTACGCTCTAAGGCGTTTTCAGGATTTACTTTTAAAAAGCGTGCATAATTTATCATTGAAAACATCACATCCCCAAATTCGCTTTCAATCGCATCTTGGTCGCCTTTAGCGATTTCAGCTTTTAATTCAGCTAACTCCTCTTCTACTTTTTCAAATACTTGTTCAGGTTCGTCCCAATCAAAACCAACACCAGCGACTTTGTCTTGTATTCTGCTGGCTTTCACCATAGCAGGTAAGCTTTTTGGCACACCTTCGAGTACACTTTTCTTACCTTCTTTTAACTTCAGTTGTTCCCAATTGCGCTTAACGTCTTCTTCGCTTTCAACTTTCACATCGCCATAAATATGTGGATGGCGATCTATCAATTTATCGCAAATACAATTGCAGACATCTGCAATATCAAAATTGTTAGTTTCGCTTCCAATTTTTGAATAGAAAACAATGTGCAAAAGCACATCTCCCAATTCCTTTTTTACCTCGTCCAAATCATTGTCGAGAATGGCATCACCAAGTTCGTAAACTTCCTCAATAGTAAGATGACGCAAAGATTCCATGGTTTGTTTCTTGTCCCAAGGACATTGCTCGCGCAACTCGTCCATGATATGCAACAAACGCTCAAAGGCTTTTAATTGGGAGGTTTTATCAGACATTAATTTGGTTTAAAATATTCTCGATACAATTTTGTTCTGAATGTTTTCAGAACAAAATCACTCGAACTGACGCATGCTTTATTCTTCCTCAGAAGACGTGTCTTTATCTTCTTTTGGTTCTTCAAGTGCACCTAACAAATCATTTTTTTGAAGTAAGTTGTACCATTGCACCACTTTTTTAATATCTGAAGGATACACGCGATCTTCGTCATACTCTGGTAATACTTCAAAGAAAAATTCTTCTAAAGTATCTTTTCCATCTTTATGGCTAATGGATGTCGGTTGTCCGTTTTCCTTTTCTTTAACCTTTTTTAGAACTTCTCTCAAAGGTACTTCTTCAGTCAACGTATAAATAGCGATTTCACTGAGAATACTGATATTACTGTGTGCACCAACTGTGATACGTTTTTTATCAATTAACGATTCTACAACAGCACCTGTTCTGGTCTGTGTAACAATTTTGTATAATCCTGGTTTCCCAGAGATGGATAATATTTTGTCTAAGCTCATATATATGGTATTAGCGCTTTCTGCTCATGGCAGGAAAACGCATTCTGTAATCTATTTTAATTTTACCTTTAGAAATGTTGTTCAAACGTCCTTTTATTAAACGTTTTTTGAAAGATGATAATTTATCCGTAAATAAAATACCCTCAATGTGGTCGTATTCATGCTGAATCACTCTCGCAATTAACCCATCATATTCTTCAACATGTGTATCAAAATTTTCATCTTGATATTGAATTTTTATTTTTGGCTGCCTAAACACATCTTCCCTTACTTCTGGAATGCTTAAACAACCTTCATTAAAAGCCCATTCATCGCCTTCTTCTTCCAAAATTTCAGCATTAATAAATGTCTTTTTGAAATTTTTCATCTGTTCTCTTTCTTTCTCAGAGAGGTCTTCATCTTCTGCAAAAGGACTTGTGTCCACCATAAACATACGAATCGCCAAACCAATTTGAGGTGCAGCCAAACCAACGCCATACGCACCATACATGGTTTCGTACATGTTTTCTATTAACTCATTTAGCTTCGGATAATCTTTATCAATGGTTTTTGCTTTTTTCCTTAAAACAGCATCACCATAGGCAACGATTGGTAAAATCATAATTCGTTTATTTTCGGCTGCAAAAGTATTAAATTTCAATAATTAAATTCCAAATTCCTAGGACTAAATTCAATAGTACTTTCTTACAGATACACAGAGCCGCAATGTTTAATTACTATAATCCTTTTATTTTACATTTTTTTCTGGACACTGAGACTGCGACTGAGACTACTTCCACCTACTGTACGCTTGAAAGATAACTTTGTAGAATCAAAGTCGCACTAATCTCATCAATCAAGGCTTTATTTCGTCTCTGCTTTTTCTTTAAGCCACTATCTATCATGGTTTGAAACGCCATCTTCGAGGTAAAACGCTCATCAAAACGATCTACTGGAATTTCAGGAATAGCCTTTGCTAATTTTATCAAAAATTTCTGAATATAAACTTCACTTTCAGAGGCTGTATTATTCATGTGTTTAGGTAAGCCCACGACCATTATTTCGACGTTTTCCTTAGATACATAATCTTTTAAAAAATCCAGAAGATCTTTAGTGTCAACGGTTGTGAGGCCTGACGCAATAATTTGCATTTCGTCCGTGACCGCTAAACCTGTGCGCTTCGTACCATAATCTATGGCTAAAATTCGTCCCATAACTGCGAAGATACTGTAATAGTTGTTTTATTTAAAATTGGGATAAAAAAAACGCTTCCTAAAAAAAAGGAAGCGTTTGGTAAATACCATTCTAAGCAAATTGATTTATACGATATTATTCCCTCATAAAATAAATCATGCCATCAATCTACCTATTAAGACACAGCATTCTTATTTAGGTCACATTTATTTCAAATTTTCAGAAAAAAGAAAACCCCTTTATTTAATGGGAAAGGGGTTTTCGAAATTAGCTATTAATTAAATTCTAAGATAACGTTATTAGAAATAAATTATCTTCCATTTAATAGTATTAAGACACCGCTATCTTGAAGAGGTCACATTTATATCAAAAACATTTTAAAATATTTTTTCAAAGGTATGTATGGTTTTATCTTTGAGCTTAATTTTTTTTAATTCGTTGAGAATCATTTTGGGGAAAACATTGTAAATTCATTCTTTTTACTTACTTTTAACGTTAGTAACGTAAAACATAATTATGATTGTTTCTTTTGGCTCAAAACAGACCGAACAGATTTGGAATGGTATTCGAGTTAAAAAAATGCCGATTGAAACACAGAATGTTGGACGTCGAAAATTAAGAATGTTGAATAATTCGCAGGATATTAAGGATTTACGGATTCCACCATCTAACCGACTCGAAAAACTGAGTGGAAATTTGAATGGTTTTTACAGCATCCGAATTAATAAACAATGGCGAATTATTTTTCAATGGGACAAAGTTAGCGCAAGCAATGTGGACATTATTGATTATCACTAAAGACAAATAACATGGAAAAACTGAATAATATACATCCTGGCGAAATCTTGCACTATGAATTCCTTGAACCTTTGAAAATTACCGCATACCGACTTTCAAAAGACTTAAAAATTCCACAGACCCGAATTTCGGAAATAGTGAAAGGAAATCGTAGAATTACAGCAGATACAGCTTTACGATTGAGTAAATACTTTGGAAATTCAGCAAAATTTTGGCTCGGACTTCAAGACGATTTTGATATCGAAGAAGAAAAAAAATCGAAAGAAACCGAACTGAACGAAATTAAACATCACGAAAATAAAAACGTTGCCTAACAAAGGCTCTAAATATACACACATGAAACAATTACAATCCGTTATAGAAAATGCTTGGGAAGACCGTTCTCTTTTAGCTAATAAAGTCACCATTGATGCTATCAGAGGTGTCGTTGACCTAGTCGATGCAGGGACATTGCGCGTTGCAGAACCTACCGCTAATGGATGGCAGGTAAATGAATGGGTGAAAAAAGCGGTTGTTTTGTATTTCCCAATTCAAAAAATGGAAACTTTTGAAGTTGGTATTTTTGAATATCATGATAAAATTCCCCTGAAACGTGGTTATGCTGCTAAAGGGATTCGTGTTGTGCCGCATGCTGTGGCAAGACATGGTGCTTATATTTCTTCCGGTACTATTTTAATGCCGAGTTATGTAAACATTGGTGCGTATGTAGATGAAGGGACTATGGTAGATACTTGGGCAACCGTTGGTAGTTGTGCGCAAATTGGTAAAAATGTGCATTTGTCTGGAGGTGTTGGTATTGGCGGTGTTTTAGAACCACTTCAAGCAGCTCCTGTCATTATTGAAGATGGTGCTTTTATTGGAAGCCGTTGTATTGTGGTTGAAGGGGTACGTGTTGAAAAAGAAGCTGTTTTAGGAGCTAATGTGGTGTTGACCATGAGTACAAAAATCATTGATGTTACTGGAGATGAACCTGTAGAAACCAAAGGTGTTGTTCCTGCACGTTCCGTTGTGATTCCTGGCAGCTATACCAAAAAGTTTGCTGCAGGCGAATACCAAGTGCCTTGTGCTTTGATTATTGGTAAACGCAAGGAAAGTACGAATAAGAAAACGTCCTTGAATGATGCTTTACGTGAGTATGATGTGGCAGTCTGAAAAAGTTAACAGTATTCAGTAGCAGTTTACAGTGCTTACTCGTACTGAAAATAATTATGAACTTTTAAGACTTAAATTTTAACTTTCGTCCAGAACGACGTAATTTTTTACTATCAATTTTTCTTTGGAAATCCCTAGCGTGTTTTAACATTAAGGCATGTGTGCTTTCGTAGGATTTGTTGTAGAGTTTGGAATAGGTCTTGGCCATGATTTTTATCATCGCTTTTGATGGCCACAAACGTCTTATATTATGCATACGCTTGTTAAAATCCATAGATTCAAAACGCATCCGATTTAAGTCAATAAGATAAAAGTCGTAGGTTCCATCTTCGTTATCTACGATTAAGGTATTTCCTGGGGAATGGTCTAGAAAATTGATATTGTTTTCATGAAGCTTAAAGGTGAAGGCCGTAAACTGTCTTAAAATTTCATCTCTATTCGGGTAATTTAAATCGTGAATCAATACTCTGAAATCTAAATCATAATCCACCTGTTTACTTAAATAATAACTGTTTTTTAAACCAAAGGGAGTAGTTTCTTCATAATAGGCTATCGGAAATGGGGTCAATATACCTTTTTCAATTAAAATTGAAGCATATTCAAACGAGCGTCTGGCTTTCGATTTACGAATATATTTGTATATAAATGCATTAATAAAATTGGGGATTTTGAATTGTTTTACATTTAGTGTTTCATTCTGAAGGGTTTCTTTTTTTATAGAATTTCGCTCTCCTTTTACGACATATTCGCCACGTGAATCAAAATTTTCGACGAACTCTAAAATTTCTTTTTCTAAAAACTTATAGTCTGAATGAAGGTATAATTGTTTCATTTTAGTTTTAAAACATTAAAAAATGTAATACTTTGCGAAGATAGGTTTTATCTCATATAATGAAAAAAATACTTGTCATTCAAAATAAACGTATAGGCGATGTGCTCTTAGCCTCTTTAATTGCAACTAACATTAAAACTGTGTTTCCAGATGCAATAATTGATTATATGGTTTATGATTACACGACTGGTGTTATAGAGCAGAATCCTGCCATTGACCATATCATTGAAATTAAAGAAAAGGAACTAAAAAAAATACCTAACCTTATTAAAACAGCTATTCAGGTTCGAAAAAAAGGATATGACATTATCTTTGATCCTTATGCTAAATTTCAAAGTCGAATCATCAGTTTATTATCTGGTGCAGACATACGAGTGGGCTATAAAAAACGGGATAAAA encodes:
- the ruvX gene encoding Holliday junction resolvase RuvX, with the protein product MGRILAIDYGTKRTGLAVTDEMQIIASGLTTVDTKDLLDFLKDYVSKENVEIMVVGLPKHMNNTASESEVYIQKFLIKLAKAIPEIPVDRFDERFTSKMAFQTMIDSGLKKKQRRNKALIDEISATLILQSYLSSVQ
- a CDS encoding type II toxin-antitoxin system RelE/ParE family toxin, translated to MIVSFGSKQTEQIWNGIRVKKMPIETQNVGRRKLRMLNNSQDIKDLRIPPSNRLEKLSGNLNGFYSIRINKQWRIIFQWDKVSASNVDIIDYH
- the mazG gene encoding nucleoside triphosphate pyrophosphohydrolase, which translates into the protein MSDKTSQLKAFERLLHIMDELREQCPWDKKQTMESLRHLTIEEVYELGDAILDNDLDEVKKELGDVLLHIVFYSKIGSETNNFDIADVCNCICDKLIDRHPHIYGDVKVESEEDVKRNWEQLKLKEGKKSVLEGVPKSLPAMVKASRIQDKVAGVGFDWDEPEQVFEKVEEELAELKAEIAKGDQDAIESEFGDVMFSMINYARFLKVNPENALERTNKKFIKRFQYLEAKAKDLDKSLKDMTLTEMDVFWEEAKLL
- a CDS encoding lipopolysaccharide kinase InaA family protein — translated: MKQLYLHSDYKFLEKEILEFVENFDSRGEYVVKGERNSIKKETLQNETLNVKQFKIPNFINAFIYKYIRKSKARRSFEYASILIEKGILTPFPIAYYEETTPFGLKNSYYLSKQVDYDLDFRVLIHDLNYPNRDEILRQFTAFTFKLHENNINFLDHSPGNTLIVDNEDGTYDFYLIDLNRMRFESMDFNKRMHNIRRLWPSKAMIKIMAKTYSKLYNKSYESTHALMLKHARDFQRKIDSKKLRRSGRKLKFKS
- a CDS encoding 2,3,4,5-tetrahydropyridine-2,6-dicarboxylate N-succinyltransferase, translated to MKQLQSVIENAWEDRSLLANKVTIDAIRGVVDLVDAGTLRVAEPTANGWQVNEWVKKAVVLYFPIQKMETFEVGIFEYHDKIPLKRGYAAKGIRVVPHAVARHGAYISSGTILMPSYVNIGAYVDEGTMVDTWATVGSCAQIGKNVHLSGGVGIGGVLEPLQAAPVIIEDGAFIGSRCIVVEGVRVEKEAVLGANVVLTMSTKIIDVTGDEPVETKGVVPARSVVIPGSYTKKFAAGEYQVPCALIIGKRKESTNKKTSLNDALREYDVAV
- the def gene encoding peptide deformylase; amino-acid sequence: MILPIVAYGDAVLRKKAKTIDKDYPKLNELIENMYETMYGAYGVGLAAPQIGLAIRMFMVDTSPFAEDEDLSEKEREQMKNFKKTFINAEILEEEGDEWAFNEGCLSIPEVREDVFRQPKIKIQYQDENFDTHVEEYDGLIARVIQHEYDHIEGILFTDKLSSFKKRLIKGRLNNISKGKIKIDYRMRFPAMSRKR
- a CDS encoding DUF5606 family protein, whose amino-acid sequence is MSLDKILSISGKPGLYKIVTQTRTGAVVESLIDKKRITVGAHSNISILSEIAIYTLTEEVPLREVLKKVKEKENGQPTSISHKDGKDTLEEFFFEVLPEYDEDRVYPSDIKKVVQWYNLLQKNDLLGALEEPKEDKDTSSEEE
- a CDS encoding HigA family addiction module antitoxin, which encodes MEKLNNIHPGEILHYEFLEPLKITAYRLSKDLKIPQTRISEIVKGNRRITADTALRLSKYFGNSAKFWLGLQDDFDIEEEKKSKETELNEIKHHENKNVA